TAGATGAACTTGGAGTAGAAAAATATATATATATTGGTCTTTCTGTTGGAGGAATGTTGGCACCTTACATGTATGAATATCATAAAGAAAAAATAAAAAAAATAGTAATAATGGATTCATATGTTGGTATTGAACCAGAAGAAAAGAAGAAGATGTATTTTTCAATGCTTGATACAATAGACTTAATAAAAAAAGTGCCAGAAAATATGGCAGAAAAAATAGCAGAGATGTTTTTTTCGCCAATTGTTTCTGAAAAAAGAACTAAATTGTATAAAACACTTTATGCTAACTTGGTAAATATATCTGCTGAAAAAATAGATACGATTGTAAAGATAGGAAGAATTATTTTTGGAAGAGAGAATGCAATAGAGATTTTGAAAAATATAGATATACAAGTTGTATTTATCACAGGAGAATATGATATTCCAAGACCATTTGAAGAAGCTAGAGAAATGGCGAATTATGTGAAGGATTCTAAATTATTTTTAGTAGAAAATGCTGGTCATATTTCAAATTTAGAAAATTATGATAGAGTAAATGAAATATTTAAAGAAATTTTAAATATTTGAAATAAGTAGAATATAATTAAATTAAATAATGAAATGAAAAAATATAATATAGAATTTGAGAAATATAATTATTATTTAAAATATACTTTCATTAAATTTTTAACCTAACGGGCAAGAAGTCGCCCACCTCTATAGGTGGTGCGATGAATTGCCCTATTGTTTTTTAGAAGACAAAGTGATATAATACAATCAGTAGATATATAAAAATAGGAGTAAAAACAATGGAATTAGATAGTAATTGTCATTCAGTATTTTTGCTGTATTATCACTTAGTTCTTGTAGTAAAATATAGAAGAAATGTATTTGATGACACAATTTCTGAATTTGCTAAAGATATGTTTGTAAGAATTGGAGTTCCGTATCATATAACTTTAGTACAATGGAATCACGATAAAGACTACGTACATATAATGTTCAAAGCTCATCCTAAAACAGAATTGACTAAATTCATAAATGCGTATAAATCAGCAAGTTCTAGGATAATAAAAAAAGAATTTCCACATATAAGAAAATATCTATGGAAAGAAATGTTTTGGTCTAAAAGTTTTTGTTTGTTGACTACTGGAGGAGCTCCTATTGAAGTCATAAAAAAATATATAGAAGAACAAGGACAAAAGAGTAAATAATTTTGAGGAGGTGGACTGATGAAACAACTAAAAGCATATAAATTTAGAATTTATCCAAACGAAGAACAAAAGATATTTTTTAGTAAAACTTTTGGTTGTGTTCGTCTTGTCTATAATCTTATGCTAAATGATAGAATTAAAGCATATGAAGAAAGTAAAGGTAATCCTGATAAAAAGATAAAATATCCAACTCCTGCTCAATATAAAAAAGAGTATGAATTTCTAAAAGAAGTTGATAGTCTTGCTCTTGCTAATGCTCAAATGAATTTAGACAAAGCGTATAAAAATTTTTTTAGAGATAAATCTATTGGATTTCCTAAATTCAAATCTAAGAAAAATCCTGTACAAAGCTATACAACCAATAATCAAAATGGAACTGTAAATATTTTTGAAAATTGGTTAAAAGTTCCAAAGCTTAAAGAATTAGTAAAAATTAAAGTGCATAGAAAAATAGAGGGTATAATAAAATCTGCTACTATCTCGCGTAATGGAAGTGGTAAGTATTTTATCTCTTTGTTATGTGAAACTGATA
Above is a window of Fusobacterium mortiferum ATCC 9817 DNA encoding:
- a CDS encoding alpha/beta fold hydrolase; the encoded protein is MKFSYSCEGKGETLVFIHSYLWDKNMWEPQIKFLKEYYQCISIDLPGHGQSSVLDDRENISLRDLAKELTKFIDELGVEKYIYIGLSVGGMLAPYMYEYHKEKIKKIVIMDSYVGIEPEEKKKMYFSMLDTIDLIKKVPENMAEKIAEMFFSPIVSEKRTKLYKTLYANLVNISAEKIDTIVKIGRIIFGRENAIEILKNIDIQVVFITGEYDIPRPFEEAREMANYVKDSKLFLVENAGHISNLENYDRVNEIFKEILNI
- the tnpA gene encoding IS200/IS605 family transposase, giving the protein MELDSNCHSVFLLYYHLVLVVKYRRNVFDDTISEFAKDMFVRIGVPYHITLVQWNHDKDYVHIMFKAHPKTELTKFINAYKSASSRIIKKEFPHIRKYLWKEMFWSKSFCLLTTGGAPIEVIKKYIEEQGQKSK
- a CDS encoding RNA-guided endonuclease TnpB family protein; translation: MKQLKAYKFRIYPNEEQKIFFSKTFGCVRLVYNLMLNDRIKAYEESKGNPDKKIKYPTPAQYKKEYEFLKEVDSLALANAQMNLDKAYKNFFRDKSIGFPKFKSKKNPVQSYTTNNQNGTVNIFENWLKVPKLKELVKIKVHRKIEGIIKSATISRNGSGKYFISLLCETDIQELPKTNSSVGIDLGIKDMAILSTGEKIENLKFRKQLEDKLKREQRKLSKRLLIAKKENRKLSEAKNYQKQRIKIAKIHEKI